Genomic segment of Myxococcales bacterium:
GCTCGACTCTCTTCATGAAATCCGTCCAGATGGGAAGGGCCGCGCGACCGCCGCTCATCTTCATCTCGGCGTTATCATCGTAACCGACCCACGAAAGCGCGAGCAGGTTGGGAGTGAAACCAACGAACCACGCGTCCTTGTAGCTCGAGGTAGTCCCCGTTTTGCCCGCAGCTACAGCGGTAAATCCGCGGGCTCTCGCGCCTGCTCCTGTACCGCTGTCCATGACCCCCTTCATCAGATGCGTGGTAAGATAGACCGGCGCCGGATCAAAGCTTCGCTTCATTCGGATCTCTTTTCGCTCCAGGACCTGCCCCTCCTTGGTCATCACGCTTATGATGGAGATCGGAGATGTCCTTATTCCCGAATTGGGGAAAATAGTATAAGCGCTGGCAAGCTCCATCGGAGTGAGCTCGAACGAACCGAGTGAAAGCGACGGAACCGCCATGAGTTCGCTGGTGATGCCGGCATCGCGCGCGCTCCTGACTACATTTTCCAAACCTGCGTCGATGGAGAGCCTGGCGGTAGCTATATTAAGGCTCTGCTCGAGAGCACGCCGGAGCGTCACGGTCCCATGCTCCTTCCTGTTATAATTCGAAGGACTCCACATCTGCCCGCCTGACTTCACCTCGAAACTCCTGTCCTCGATAAGAGATGCCGGGGTAAACTTCATCCGACTACGCGAAGGATCGAGCGCGGTCAGGTAGACGAAGGGTTTAAAGGTAGAGCCCGGCTGGCGCATCGCCTGAGTACATCTGTCGAACTGGCTCTCGCCGTAGTTGCGCCCGCCAACCAGCGCCTTCACGTACCCCGTCGATGGCTGCATGGCTATGAGGCAGGCCTGCAAAAGCCCCTCATGCTCCGCAGGAAGTATATTCGCATAATCCTTCTCCAGCGCGACGAGATCCTTTGAAACGGATTCCTCCGCGGCGAGCTGATAAAAAATATCCAGAGTGGTAAAAATCTTTAACCCCTCCGTCTGGAGCACCGAGGAGGGATAGAAATCAGAAAGCTGCCTCTTCACGAAATCGATGAAGTAAGGAGCAATTCCCGCCTTCTCGCGCCTTTTCGGCGTCACTATTTTTTCCGCTATCGCCGAATTGTACTCCTCAATGGATATAAGCGACTCATTGAGCATGCGCTTTAAAACAAAATCACGACGCTCCTTCGCACTTTCCGGATTAGTGATGGGATTGTATCTACTCGGAAGCCTTATCATCCCAGCGAGAAGCGCACATTCCCCCGTTGAAAGCTGACCCACGTTTTTGCCGAAGTAGAGCTTGCTCGCTTCGGCAACGCCGGAAACAGAAGAGTATCCGCGCTGACCTAGATATATCTCATTGAGGTACGCCTCGAGGATCTCCGCCTTCGAGTGTTTCTTCTCGATGCGAGTCGCGATCAACATCTCATTGAATTTTCTGATGAAGGATTTCTTGGAGTGGAGAAAGAAATTTTTTACGAGCTGCTGCGTCAGCGTCGAACCGCCCTGCGCTATCCTCATAGATTTCAAATTGACGAGCGCAGCGCGAACGATTCCAAACGGATCGACTCCGCTGTGCTTGAAAAATCTCTCATCCTCGATGAGGATTACCGCCTCGATCAGATTTTCAGGGACCTCCTGGAGGGTGACCACGGTCCTATCCTCCATCTTCTCGTTGAATATAGAAGCTACCTCCTCCGGTTCAAGCCTGATCAGCGGGAGCGTTTCGCCGCTCGACATATTCGATATTGAAATTATCTTGTCGCCTCCGGTGCGGATATCTATCGGAAAGCCCTTGAATGACTCACCCGGATACTCAAAATCATGGAGATATATTTGGAGAGAGTTTCCCTTTCTAAAAAATTCCCCAGCTCCTTTTATGTCGCTGTTCACGTTGCGATAGCCGAGCCTGTCAAGCTTGGCTATTATGTCATGCTCCTTTGTATTGATCCCTGGATAGAGATACTCCGCATCGGAATAAACGCGCGAGGGGAGGTCCCATTTCCTAGGACGGTCGAACTTTTCGGCGATCTCCTTG
This window contains:
- a CDS encoding PBP1A family penicillin-binding protein, which produces MPRYKNYRSSYLRRREKPVSKRRRTLRQKLSFAWKVTKLLALLSIVALIAIFYHFRSIDKEIAEKFDRPRKWDLPSRVYSDAEYLYPGINTKEHDIIAKLDRLGYRNVNSDIKGAGEFFRKGNSLQIYLHDFEYPGESFKGFPIDIRTGGDKIISISNMSSGETLPLIRLEPEEVASIFNEKMEDRTVVTLQEVPENLIEAVILIEDERFFKHSGVDPFGIVRAALVNLKSMRIAQGGSTLTQQLVKNFFLHSKKSFIRKFNEMLIATRIEKKHSKAEILEAYLNEIYLGQRGYSSVSGVAEASKLYFGKNVGQLSTGECALLAGMIRLPSRYNPITNPESAKERRDFVLKRMLNESLISIEEYNSAIAEKIVTPKRREKAGIAPYFIDFVKRQLSDFYPSSVLQTEGLKIFTTLDIFYQLAAEESVSKDLVALEKDYANILPAEHEGLLQACLIAMQPSTGYVKALVGGRNYGESQFDRCTQAMRQPGSTFKPFVYLTALDPSRSRMKFTPASLIEDRSFEVKSGGQMWSPSNYNRKEHGTVTLRRALEQSLNIATARLSIDAGLENVVRSARDAGITSELMAVPSLSLGSFELTPMELASAYTIFPNSGIRTSPISIISVMTKEGQVLERKEIRMKRSFDPAPVYLTTHLMKGVMDSGTGAGARARGFTAVAAGKTGTTSSYKDAWFVGFTPNLLALSWVGYDDNAEMKMSGGRAALPIWTDFMKRVEPEGSGDFTGPQDVVLVKVDKVTGGLADRSCPQSVYEAFIKGTEPSKQCSEISLISGRQENF